One Podarcis raffonei isolate rPodRaf1 chromosome 3, rPodRaf1.pri, whole genome shotgun sequence genomic region harbors:
- the TRAF5 gene encoding TNF receptor-associated factor 5, producing MPMAAEDLAGNLANLYIRQNSTSAISLDFEPNADYQFVEIVEERYKCAYCHLVLHNPHQTGCGHRFCQRCIVSLRELNAVPTCPVDKEVIKLHEVFKDNCCKREVLNLQVFCRNSPACNAKTSLGRYQDHLQQCLFESVQCTNEGCCEKVIRKDLQEHLGLQCSYRKELCQYCKQPVTSIDLKTHERTDCPDYPLICPHGCPQIILTKEVEEHVVICPEVKIDCPYKKYGCSTKIKRGKLSEHENMYLREHMLQILDKNSKLEDQISDLYNNLEHKERKIQQLADTIKKCERDFRQFTQLYGKNSNLLASTQTLAIHIDKSACLETQVRQLVQMANQQQSKFSLRPLLETIDNIKQKVAFLESYEQRLVVLEDLSNQHDVHLSIHRAQLNKNEERFKLLEGTSYNGKLIWKIVDYKMKKKEAMEGLCPSVVSQPFYTSRCGYRLSARAYLNGDGSGKGTHVSLYFVVMRGEFDSLLPWPFKQKVTLMLLDQSGKKHHITETFKADPHSSSFKRPEGEMNVASGCPRFVAHTVLENAKNTYIRDDTLFLKVVVDLTDLEEL from the exons ATGCCCATGGCCGCTGAAGACCTTGCAGGCAACTTAGCAAATCTCTACATTCGGCAGAATTCTACCAGTGCCATTTCCTTAGACTTTGAGCCTAATGCCGACTATCAGTTTGTGGAAATCGTAGAAGAACGATACAAATGTGCCTATTGCCACCTGGTACTTCACAATCCTCACCAGACGGGATGTGGGCACAGATTTTGCCAGCGTTGCATAGTCTCTCTGAG AGAACTGAATGCTGTACCCACCTGTCCTGTGGACAAAGAAGTAATAAAACTACATGAA GTTTTCAAAGACAATTGCTGTAAAAGGGAAGTTCTcaatttgcaagtgttttgcagaAATTCACCAGCCTGTAATGCGAAAACGTCTCTGGGGCGATATCAG GATCACCTACAACAGTGTTTGTTCGAAAGCGTGCAGTGCACTAATGAAGGATGTTGTGAAAAAGTTATTCGGAAGGATTTGCAAGAACACCTAGGTTTGCAGTGCAGCTATCGGAAGGAACTGTGCCAGTACTGCAAACAGCCTGTGACTTCAATTGATTTAAAG ACTCACGAGAGAACAGATTGTCCCGATTATCCCTTGATTTGTCCCCATGGCTGCCCACAGATAATTCTGACAAAAGAG GTAGAAGAGCATGTCGTAATATGTCCGGAGGTGAAAATTGATTGTCCTTATAAAAAGTATGGCTGTTCTACAAAG ATTAAAAGAGGAAAACTTTCAGAACATGAGAATATGTACTTGAGAGAACATATGCTTCAAATCTTAGATAAGAACTCAAAGCTGGAAGATCAG ATATCCGACCTTTATAACAATCTTGAacacaaagagagaaaaatacagcaGCTAGCAGACACGATTAAGAAGTGTGAGAGAGATTTCAGGCAGTTTACACAGCTGTACGGTAAAAATAGCAACTTACTGGCAAGCACTCAG ACTTTGGCAATTCACATTGATAAATCTGCCTGCCTGGAAACACAAGTCAGACAGCTGGTGCAGATGGCAAATCAGCAGCAGAGTAAATTCAGCCTGAGACCACTTCTGGAGACCATTGATAATATAAAGCAAAAGGTTGCTTTCCTGGAGTCATACGAGCAGCGTTTAG TTGTTCTGGAAGACTTGTCCAACCAACATGATGTCCACCTCAGTATCCACAGGGCACAACTTAACAAAAACGAAGAACGGTTTAAACTTCTAGAAGGGACAAGTTACAATGGGAAACTGATCTGGAAAATTGTCGACTACAAGATGAAGAAAAAAGAGGCTATGGAAGGACTCTGTCCCTCTGTAGTCAGCCAGCCTTTTTACACCAGCCGCTGTGGGTACAGGTTGTCTGCCAGAGCATACCTGAATGGGGATGGTTCAGGAAAGGGCACTCACGTTTCCTTGTACTTTGTAGTGATGAGAGGGGAGTTTGATTCGTTGTTACCATGGCCTTTCAAGCAAAAGGTCACACTTATGCTTCTGGACCAAAGTGGGAAGAAACATCACATAACAGAAACCTTTAAAGCCGACCCTCACAGCAGCAGCTTCAAGAGACCTGAAGGAGAGATGAATGTTGCCTCCGGGTGTCCTCGGTTTGTTGCACATACTGTGCTCGAAAATGCAAAGAATACATACATCAGAGATGATACACTCTTCCTGAAAGTAGTGGTGGATCTAACTGACCTCGAGGAATTATGA